Proteins co-encoded in one Actinomadura luteofluorescens genomic window:
- a CDS encoding acyl-CoA synthetase codes for MRNQGLGSWPARRVRSGPHRAALLGEHGAVSYADLYLRVTRLAHALRGLGLGRGDRIAYLGPNRPSFVESLFAAHTLGAVFVPLNTRLAVAEVDHQLRDCRASVLIYSAESAGVVADLTAPPLLVAVDGGVDGAHDYESVVRAAPDDPIDEPVGHDDAALILYTSGTTGSAKGVTLTHGNVIWNCLNTLVELDLTRDEVTLVSAPLFHVAALNMTLLPTLLKGGAAVLMPGWDVDACFDLIERHRVTWMFGVPTMFADLARSSRWAAADLSSVRSLLAGGAPVPLPLIRTYQERGLEFLQGFGLTEAAPGALILSAEMSTAKAGSAGVPHFFSDVRLEHSATGDAVGEILIEGPTVMPGYWERPEATAAVLSEDGWLRTGDVGRVDEDGYFSIVDRIKDMYISGGENVYPAEVEAQLLEHPDVAECAVIGVPDGRWGEVGRAFVRTRPGAVPDRDGLIGFLTGRLARYKIPKTVQFVEDLPRTASGKIHKQALR; via the coding sequence ATGCGGAACCAAGGCCTCGGATCATGGCCGGCCCGCCGGGTGCGCAGCGGCCCTCACCGGGCGGCCCTTCTCGGTGAACACGGCGCCGTCAGCTACGCCGACCTCTACCTGCGGGTGACGAGGCTCGCCCACGCACTGCGAGGGCTCGGGCTAGGCCGCGGCGACCGCATCGCCTACCTCGGCCCCAACCGCCCTTCCTTCGTGGAGAGCCTGTTCGCCGCTCACACGCTCGGCGCCGTCTTCGTCCCGCTCAACACCCGGCTGGCGGTCGCGGAGGTGGATCACCAGCTCCGTGACTGCAGGGCGTCGGTGCTGATCTACAGCGCCGAAAGCGCCGGTGTGGTGGCGGACCTGACGGCGCCGCCGCTCCTGGTGGCCGTGGACGGCGGCGTGGACGGCGCGCACGACTACGAGTCCGTCGTTCGCGCCGCTCCCGACGATCCCATCGACGAGCCCGTGGGCCACGATGATGCCGCGCTCATCCTCTACACCTCGGGCACCACGGGCAGCGCCAAAGGGGTGACGCTGACCCATGGCAACGTCATCTGGAACTGTCTCAACACCCTGGTGGAACTGGACCTGACCCGCGACGAGGTGACCCTGGTCAGCGCGCCGCTGTTCCACGTCGCGGCGCTCAACATGACGCTGCTGCCGACCCTGCTCAAGGGCGGCGCCGCCGTGCTCATGCCCGGATGGGACGTCGACGCCTGCTTCGACCTCATCGAACGGCACCGGGTGACCTGGATGTTCGGCGTGCCGACGATGTTCGCCGACCTGGCGCGGTCGTCCCGCTGGGCGGCGGCGGATCTGTCGTCCGTGCGCTCCCTTCTGGCCGGCGGGGCGCCCGTGCCGCTGCCGCTGATCCGCACGTACCAGGAACGCGGGCTGGAGTTCCTGCAAGGGTTCGGGCTGACCGAGGCCGCGCCGGGCGCCCTCATCCTCAGCGCCGAGATGAGCACGGCCAAGGCCGGGTCCGCCGGTGTTCCGCACTTCTTCAGCGACGTGCGTCTGGAGCACTCCGCCACGGGCGACGCGGTGGGCGAGATCCTCATCGAGGGACCGACCGTGATGCCGGGGTACTGGGAACGCCCCGAGGCCACCGCCGCGGTGCTGTCCGAGGACGGTTGGCTGCGGACCGGCGATGTCGGGCGGGTGGACGAAGACGGGTACTTCTCCATCGTCGACCGCATCAAGGACATGTACATCTCCGGCGGGGAGAACGTCTACCCGGCCGAGGTGGAGGCGCAGCTCCTGGAACACCCGGACGTCGCGGAATGCGCCGTCATCGGGGTGCCCGACGGCCGCTGGGGCGAGGTCGGCCGCGCCTTCGTCCGGACACGGCCCGGTGCCGTCCCCGACCGGGACGGCCTGATCGGCTTCCTGACCGGCCGGCTGGCGCGCTACAAGATCCCTAAGACCGTCCAGTTCGTCGAGGACCTGCCGCGCACCGCGTCGGGGAAGATCCACAAGCAGGCGCTGCGGTAA